In Macaca nemestrina isolate mMacNem1 chromosome 9, mMacNem.hap1, whole genome shotgun sequence, a single genomic region encodes these proteins:
- the LOC105467941 gene encoding vasodilator-stimulated phosphoprotein-like yields the protein MQGQYNGDFDIKTFYKCSIYNVPVIYRDRKNQRTRKASGPHSGAAGRAPPPPDPPPQRPRCQPPRGCPRPGLEERQDDGASSPRRITSQRAAGFVFPLPPSPQPPGLQQPPDPPLPPPLKRRRAPKGVDSAMLHRNPLQPQTNSSSSSGGGSSSNSSISSSSFSQC from the exons ATGCAAGGACAATATAATGGAGACTTCGATATAAAAACTTTCTACAAATGCTCCATTTATAATGTTCCAGTTATTTATAGGGATAG GAAAAACCAGAGGACGCGCAAAGCGTCGGGCCCACACAGCGGCGCCGCAGGCCGCGCACCGCCGCCCCCAGACCCTCCCCCGCAG CGTCCCCGCTGCCAGCCCCCGCGCGGGTGCCCGCGTCCCGGCCTGGAGGAGAGGCAGGACGACGGCGCCTCCTCTCCCCGCAGGATTACCTCGCAGCGCGCAGCCGGCTTTGtgtttcccctccctccttctccgcAGCCGCCCGGGCTGCAGCAGCCGCCGGATCCACCGCTGCCGCCGCCTCTTAAGCGCCGCAGAGCCCCAAAGG GTGTGGATTCTGCAATGCTGCACAGaaacccactgcagcctcagaccaacagcagcagcagcagcggcggcggcagcagcagcaacagcagcattAGCAGCAGCAGCTTCTCTCAATGCTGA